From a region of the Tachysurus fulvidraco isolate hzauxx_2018 chromosome 5, HZAU_PFXX_2.0, whole genome shotgun sequence genome:
- the sumo1 gene encoding small ubiquitin-related modifier 1 isoform X2, translated as METKPSSEGAEKKDGEYIKLKVIGQDNSEIHFKVKMTTHLKKLKESYSQRQGVPMNSLRFLFEGQRIADNQTPKELGMEDEDVIEVYQEQTGGYWND; from the exons ATG GAGACAAAACCATCCAGCGAAGGAGCAGAGAAGAAGGATGGAGAGTACATTAAACTCAAAGTGATTGGCCAG GACAACAGTGAAATTCACTTCAAGGTGAAAATGACAACGCATTTAAAGAAGCTCAAGGAGTCGTACAGTCAGAGACAG GGCGTCCCCATGAACTCTCTACGGTTTCTCTTCGAAGGACAGAGGATCGCAGATAACCAGACTCCCAAAGAG TTGGGGATGGAGGACGAGGACGTGATCGAGGTGTATCAGGAACAGACCGGCGGCTACTGGAACGACTAG
- the LOC113651209 gene encoding nucleolar protein 58 isoform X1, producing MLVLFETAAGYAIFKVLDEQKLQQVDSLWKEFETPEKANKIVKLKHFEKFQDTTEALAAATALVEGKIGKTLKKVLKKVVAKEAHEQLAITDAKLGGVIKDKLNLSCVHSPAVAELMRGIRAQMEGLITGLPPREISAMCLGLAHSLSRYKLKFSPDKVDTMIVQAISLLDDLDKELNNYIMRCREWYGWHFPELGKIVTDNLAYCKTVRKIGDRTNVATTDLSDVLPEEVEAEVKLAVEISMGTEVSEEDINNIMHLCDQVIEISEYRTQLYDYLKNRMMAIAPNLTVMVGELVGARLISHAGSLLNLAKHPASTVQILGAEKALFRALKTRRDTPKYGLIYHASLVGQTSAKNKGKISRMLAAKTALAIRYDALGEDTNAEMGVENRAKLEVRLRQLEEKGIRRISGSGKALARADKYQHKSDVKVYDPSGDSTLPTTAKKRKIEEVEEAEEEDKPVAVKAKKAKKETPAEEAEEAAAEETETPKKKKKKKKQQMEEEVGMEEEAAAGPSEETTEKKKKKKVKKAQEPEEEAVTEETTEKKKKKKKKVKEAEEQ from the exons ATGCTAGTTTTATTCGAAACAGCTGCCGGCTATGCCATATTTAAG GTGCTGGACGAGCAGAAGCTGCAGCAGGTGGACAGCCTGTGGAAGGAGTTTGAAACACCAGAGAAAGCCAATAAAAT agtaaAACTGAAGCACTTCGAAAAGTTTCAGGACACAACCGAAGCTCTGGCAG CGGCCACCGCTTTAGTGGAGGGGAAAATCGGAAAGACGTTGAAGAAGGTGCTAAAGAAAGTTGTGGCCAAAGAGGCTCATGAGCAGCTGGCAATAACGGACGCTAAGCTCGGTGGAGTCATTAAG GACAAGCTGAACCTGAGCTGTGTGCACAGTCCTGCTGTGGCTGAGCTCATGAGGGGCATCAGGGCACAGATGGAGGGTCTGATCACCGGACTTCCTCCAAGAGAGATCAGCGCCATGTGTCTGGGTCTGGCCCACAG CCTCTCCCGTTACAAGCTGAAGTTTAGCCCTGACAAAGTGGACACCATGATTGTTCAAGCcatat CCCTCCTGGATGACCTGGACAAGGAGTTGAACAACTACATCATGCGCTGTCGCGAGTGGTACGGCTGGCACTTCCCTGAGCTCGGCAAGATCGTCACGGACAACCTGGCATACTGCAAGACTGTCCGCAAGATCG gtgACCGCACGAACGTGGCAACCACTGATCTTTCAGACGTCCTGCCAGAGGAGGTGGAGGCCGAGGTCAAACTGGCTGTGGAGATCTCCATGGGAACAGAAGTGTCTGAGGAGGACATCAACAATATCATGCAtctgtgtgatcag GTTATTGAAATCTCAGAGTATCGCACTCAGTTGTACGACTACCTGAAAAACCGCATGATGGCCATCGCACCCAATCTGACCGTCATGGTGGGGGAACTGGTGGGGGCTCGGCTCATCTCTCACGCCG GCTCTTTGCTGAACTTGGCAAAGCACCCTGCATCTACGGTGCAGATCCTGGGGGCAGAGAAAGCTCTGTTCAGAGCACTAAAGACAAGAAGGGACACACCCAAATACGGTCTTATCTACCACGCTTCCCTGGTGGGCCAAACCTCGGCCAAAAACAAGGGCAAGATCTCTCGAATGCTGGCAGCCAAGACGGCTCTGGCCATCCGCTACGACGCGTTGGGCGAAGACACCAACGCTGAGATGGGTGTCGAGAATCGAGCCAAGCTGGAGGTTCGACTACGCCAACTCGAGgagaaaggg atTCGGCGAATCAGTGGATCAGGGAAAGCGCTGGCCAGAGCAGACAAGTATCAGCACAAGAG CGACGTTAAAGTGTACGACCCGTCTGGAGACTCGACGCTTCCGACCACCGCCAAGAAGAGAAAGatagaggaggtggaggaggcgGAGGAAGAAGACAAGCCTGTTGCGGTTAAGGccaagaaagcaaagaaagaaacgCCAGCAGAAG aAGCCGAAGAGGCAGCTGCAGAAGAAACCGAGACGcccaagaagaaaaagaaaaagaagaagcagcagATGGAGGAGGAAGTCGGGATGGAGGAGGAGGCTGCGGCCGGTCCATCAGAAGAG AcgacagagaaaaagaagaaaaagaaagtgaagaaagctCAAGAGCCCGAAGAGGAGGCAGTAACAGAAGAG
- the sumo1 gene encoding small ubiquitin-related modifier 1 isoform X1, whose protein sequence is MSDTETKPSSEGAEKKDGEYIKLKVIGQDNSEIHFKVKMTTHLKKLKESYSQRQGVPMNSLRFLFEGQRIADNQTPKELGMEDEDVIEVYQEQTGGYWND, encoded by the exons ATGTCAGACACG GAGACAAAACCATCCAGCGAAGGAGCAGAGAAGAAGGATGGAGAGTACATTAAACTCAAAGTGATTGGCCAG GACAACAGTGAAATTCACTTCAAGGTGAAAATGACAACGCATTTAAAGAAGCTCAAGGAGTCGTACAGTCAGAGACAG GGCGTCCCCATGAACTCTCTACGGTTTCTCTTCGAAGGACAGAGGATCGCAGATAACCAGACTCCCAAAGAG TTGGGGATGGAGGACGAGGACGTGATCGAGGTGTATCAGGAACAGACCGGCGGCTACTGGAACGACTAG